The Apibacter raozihei genome contains a region encoding:
- a CDS encoding threonine/serine exporter family protein, producing the protein MDFINLFTSLEVSVWEKIFWSMWVSLGFAVIFTTPRRSMWVVAVLGGLGFSCRAFLLHWFDDQIVFASFISASLVGVLGVYFAHKVHTPPIVFTIPAVINIIPGKPGYEFMISLIEVMTLKEGEPLQFNYLVEMLEKVTRTGFTLLSLAFGVVFPLLIFKTRSVKKTHLDQLFFSKLNVLKKKKNSETSEH; encoded by the coding sequence ATGGATTTCATTAATTTATTTACTTCACTTGAAGTATCTGTATGGGAAAAAATATTCTGGTCAATGTGGGTATCTCTCGGTTTTGCAGTGATATTTACGACACCCAGACGATCTATGTGGGTAGTTGCTGTTTTAGGTGGACTGGGATTTAGCTGCAGAGCTTTTTTACTACATTGGTTTGACGACCAAATTGTATTTGCCAGTTTTATTTCGGCAAGTCTTGTAGGAGTTTTAGGTGTCTATTTTGCGCATAAAGTACACACACCCCCTATTGTTTTCACGATACCTGCAGTTATTAATATTATTCCTGGAAAACCCGGATATGAATTTATGATTTCATTAATTGAAGTAATGACATTAAAAGAAGGAGAACCTCTACAGTTTAATTATTTGGTAGAAATGCTCGAAAAAGTTACCAGAACCGGTTTTACTTTGCTATCTCTTGCTTTTGGTGTTGTTTTTCCCCTACTTATTTTTAAAACCAGATCTGTTAAAAAAACTCATCTTGATCAATTATTTTTCTCAAAACTTAATGTTCTTAAAAAGAAAAAAAATTCAGAAACTTCGGAACACTAA
- a CDS encoding DUF4136 domain-containing protein: protein MKNIALVSLLYLLISCQTNNLAVDYDQSFNFNNVKTYNYYNDNNLKVNQIDSANFIRNLDQALYSKGLVKDINNPDILIAVQVYNQAENRTSNIASIGLGGGSRWFGLGTSVGIPIRKKVMNYSFQIDFDDAITKKLIWTGQTVNTISYNATSEAKNSFYTSNIQSLLKKYPPQMNSKKTKSKKSNYYN, encoded by the coding sequence ATGAAAAATATTGCATTAGTTTCATTACTTTATTTATTAATAAGCTGTCAGACCAATAACCTGGCAGTTGATTATGACCAGTCGTTTAACTTTAATAATGTTAAAACCTATAATTATTACAACGATAATAATTTAAAGGTTAATCAAATAGATAGTGCAAACTTTATAAGGAATTTAGATCAGGCTTTATACTCCAAAGGTTTGGTAAAAGATATAAACAATCCAGATATATTGATAGCTGTTCAGGTTTATAATCAGGCAGAGAATAGGACTTCGAACATTGCTAGCATTGGATTAGGGGGTGGTAGCAGGTGGTTTGGACTTGGTACGAGTGTAGGTATACCAATTCGTAAGAAAGTAATGAATTATTCTTTTCAAATAGATTTTGATGATGCTATAACCAAAAAGCTGATATGGACAGGACAGACGGTAAATACAATTTCGTATAATGCTACATCAGAAGCTAAAAACTCTTTTTATACATCCAATATACAATCACTATTAAAAAAATATCCCCCTCAAATGAATAGTAAAAAGACTAAGTCTAAGAAAAGTAATTATTACAATTGA
- a CDS encoding threonine/serine exporter family protein, translating to MNNSSIEIKFVGEFLSEVAITLMMNGANTSRTLKNTQRIAQGLGYEADFFFSLSGVVLSVRNKETNEMHTIVRAIPNIGVNFEIISEISILSWRVVNEKLDAYQVNEHFNRIKKIRHYSKPSIWLFVGLAGASLSRILGGSWPEFLITFLATVLGLIIRQFFTEKKFNIFIVFALASFTAVSTVNIFRILTGLDLNSAFAASVLFLIPGVPLINSFIDILEGYVAQGIARGVHGSVLIFVIAMGLFLSLFLFGYGFH from the coding sequence ATGAATAATTCCTCAATAGAAATAAAATTTGTTGGAGAATTCTTATCTGAAGTAGCGATAACGCTAATGATGAATGGAGCCAACACCTCCCGAACGTTGAAAAATACCCAAAGAATTGCACAAGGTCTGGGCTATGAAGCCGACTTTTTCTTTTCTCTTTCCGGGGTAGTCTTAAGCGTGAGAAATAAAGAAACCAACGAAATGCATACAATAGTAAGGGCTATTCCAAATATAGGAGTCAATTTTGAAATTATATCTGAGATAAGCATTTTATCATGGAGAGTAGTTAATGAAAAACTGGATGCATACCAGGTAAATGAACATTTTAACCGAATAAAAAAAATCCGACACTACTCAAAACCTAGCATATGGTTATTTGTAGGTTTAGCGGGTGCCAGCCTTAGCCGTATTTTGGGTGGAAGCTGGCCAGAATTTTTAATTACTTTTCTGGCAACTGTACTAGGGCTTATTATCCGGCAATTTTTCACAGAAAAAAAATTTAATATATTTATAGTATTTGCTTTAGCTTCTTTTACAGCAGTATCAACTGTAAACATTTTCAGAATTTTAACCGGATTAGATCTTAATAGTGCTTTTGCAGCCAGTGTGCTTTTTTTAATTCCGGGAGTTCCTCTTATCAATTCTTTTATTGATATTTTAGAAGGTTATGTAGCCCAAGGTATAGCCAGAGGGGTGCATGGATCTGTACTTATATTTGTTATTGCAATGGGCTTATTTTTATCATTATTTCTATTTGGTTATGGATTTCATTAA